A DNA window from Carassius gibelio isolate Cgi1373 ecotype wild population from Czech Republic chromosome A8, carGib1.2-hapl.c, whole genome shotgun sequence contains the following coding sequences:
- the neflb gene encoding neurofilament light chain b: MSSLSYNPYLPSVQRRRVMMHSRTPFSEGSSRSRSVYSSYSSPSRTSLLSSSAGLQRSAASPDLELSQASQLSSEFKTVRTQERAQLQDLNDRFAGFIEHVHGLELQNRALEAELLLLRQRHCEPSRLRGLYEQEARELRAAVDEARREHQAAQERRDQLEEALKALQSHYEEEVLAREEAERKMVDARMGADDAALACAELEKRADTLLDELTFLKKLHESEISELQTQVQYSAQMSVEMEVAKPDLSVALRDIRGQYERMAQQNIQAAEQWFHGKVSTMAGDTAKHTENIHTAKDEAGEYRRLLKERDLEIEACQGLNQALEQQLQEVEERQSAEIAALQDTIGDIENELRTMKSEMAHYLKEYQDLLNVKMALDIEIAAYRKLLEGEETRFNVGGIGGISSVFSPSIAATPSFGRPVFSVQSSLSSGAPYLLGSRLMSYSATPDEIIEASKAQEAGASPEEEEEEEEREKEEKEEEEGEEGGEDEGEDEGEQEEEEGKEAEEEEGGEEAEEEEEGEGEEGDQEEGEAEEEKDDAGKEDQKKGGEEKESKDEKVKPKEK; encoded by the exons TTCAGTGAAGGAAGTAGTCGCTCTCGCTCTGTCTATTCGTCATATTCATCTCCGTCCCGTACTTCATTACTGTCCTCTTCAGCAGGTCTACAGCGTTCTGCTGCATCACCAGATCTGGAACTGAGCCAGGCCTCACAGCTGAGCTCAGAGTTCAAAACAGTGCGGACGCAGGAGAGGGCTCAACTTCAGGACCTTAATGACCGCTTTGCCGGGTTCATTGAGCACGTACATGGCCTGGAGCTCCAGAACCGTGCCCTGGAAGCAGAGCTGCTCTTGTTGCGCCAGAGGCACTGCGAACCCTCCCGTCTCAGGGGGCTGTATGAGCAAGAGGCGAGGGAACTCCGTGCAGCGGTAGACGAGGCCCGTAGGGAGCACCAAGCGGCTCAAGAAAGGCGGGACCAACTGGAAGAGGCGCTCAAGGCCTTGCAGAGTCACTACGAAGAAGAAGTCCTGGCCCGTGAGGAAGCCGAAAGAAAGATGGTGGATGCCAGGATGGGGGCAGATGATGCAGCGTTGGCCTGCGCTGAGCTTGAAAAAAGGGCTGATACTCTGCTGGATGAGCTGACTTTCCTCAAGAAGCTCCACGAAAGCGAAATCAGCGAACTCCAAACCCAGGTGCAATACAGCGCCCAGATGTCTGTTGAGATGGAAGTGGCCAAACCGGACCTCTCGGTAGCTCTCCGGGATATTCGAGGTCAGTATGAGCGCATGGCGCAGCAGAACATCCAGGCCGCGGAGCAGTGGTTCCATGGAAAGGTGAGCACCATGGCGGGTGACACGGCCAAACACACGGAGAACATCCACACCGCTAAAGACGAGGCTGGGGAGTACCGTCGCCTGCTAAAAGAGCGAGACCTGGAGATCGAAGCATGCCAGGGCTTGAACCAAGCACTTGAGCAACAACTGCAAGAGGTCGAGGAGAGACAGAGCGCAGAGATCGCCGCCCTACAG GATACCATCGGTGACATAGAGAATGAGCTAAGGACCATGAAGAGTGAAATGGCCCATTACCTCAAAGAATATCAGGACCTTCTCAATGTGAAAATGGCCTTGGACATTGAGATAGCTGCTTACAG GAAGCTTCTAGAAGGAGAAGAAACACGCTTCAACGTGGGGGGTATTGGCGGTATCTCCAGTGTGTTTTCTCCCTCCATCGCTGCCACTCCTTCTTTCGGTCGTCCTGTGTTCTCTGTTCAGTCCAGTCTGTCCTCTGGCGCCCCCTACCTTCTGGGAAGCAGACTGATGAGCTACTCTGCCACACCAGATGAAATCATTGAAGCCAGTAAGGCGCAGGAGGCTGGGGCAAGtccagaggaggaagaggaggaggaagagcgtgagaaggaggagaaggaagaagaagagg GTGAAGAGGGAGGAGAGGACGAAGGTGAGGATGAAGGagaacaggaagaggaagaaggaaaagaagcagaggaagaagaaggaggagaagaggcagaggaagaggaagaaggagagggTGAAGAAGGTGATCAAGAAGAAGGGGAAGCTGAAGAAGAGAAGGATGACGCTGGAAAAGAGGATCAAAAGAAAggaggagaggagaaagagagtaaAGATGAGAAAGTCAAGCCAAAAGAGAAGTAA